From a single candidate division KSB1 bacterium genomic region:
- a CDS encoding SUF system NifU family Fe-S cluster assembly protein codes for MMDDLRELYQEVILDHNKNPKNYHELDSPSHTAEGYNPLCGDRINLYLIVENDIITDISFQGSGCAISKSSASLMTTELKGKTITEARDLFHSFQKMITNKSDFEEDFNTIGKLAVFAGIREYPVRIKCAGLAWHTVFSALENGDVVSTE; via the coding sequence ATAATGGATGATTTAAGAGAGTTATATCAGGAAGTGATCCTGGATCACAACAAAAATCCAAAGAATTATCATGAGCTGGATTCGCCATCTCACACTGCAGAAGGTTATAATCCGCTTTGCGGCGACCGGATCAATCTCTATTTGATCGTTGAGAATGATATAATAACAGACATCAGTTTCCAAGGATCAGGTTGTGCGATTTCCAAGTCTTCCGCATCGTTAATGACAACAGAATTAAAAGGTAAAACCATAACCGAAGCCAGAGATTTGTTTCATTCCTTTCAAAAGATGATAACAAATAAATCTGATTTTGAAGAAGATTTTAATACCATAGGGAAATTAGCAGTTTTTGCCGGGATAAGAGAATATCCGGTTAGAATTAAATGTGCTGGCTTAGCCTGGCATACAGTCTTTTCAGCTTTGGAAAACGGGGATGTCGTTTCTACAGAATAG
- a CDS encoding SUF system Fe-S cluster assembly protein, whose translation MEEKNQNKQLEEAVIKTLKTVYDPEIPIDIYELGLIYNVEIKEDKKVQITMTLTSPACPVAGTLPGEVEAKVKEVDGVADAVVDIVWEPPWGKHMMSEAAQLELGLF comes from the coding sequence ATGGAAGAAAAAAACCAGAATAAGCAATTAGAAGAAGCAGTTATCAAAACTCTTAAAACGGTCTACGATCCTGAAATCCCAATCGATATTTATGAACTGGGGTTAATTTACAATGTCGAAATCAAAGAAGACAAAAAAGTGCAAATAACAATGACCCTTACTTCCCCCGCTTGCCCGGTTGCAGGTACTTTACCCGGAGAAGTTGAAGCAAAAGTAAAAGAAGTAGATGGTGTTGCTGATGCTGTGGTAGATATCGTTTGGGAGCCGCCCTGGGGTAAGCACATGATGAGTGAAGCCGCTCAACTTGAGCTTGGGTTATTTTAA
- a CDS encoding BrxA/BrxB family bacilliredoxin has translation MTQFPILQPTYDQDAVQPMRDELIAVGFKELLTTEDVDANIGSESDETRLLIVNSVCGCAAGGARPGVNLALQHNIIPDKCYTAFAGQEKMAVEHIRQNYLSDFPPSSPAITLFQGSKAVFMMERQDIVGKSPEEIADIIKNVFDKYCSKEGPSINPEDFAKVAHAVACGSKIPLYDQS, from the coding sequence ATGACTCAATTTCCTATTCTTCAACCAACTTATGATCAAGATGCAGTCCAGCCAATGCGGGACGAATTGATCGCCGTTGGTTTTAAGGAATTATTAACCACCGAAGATGTGGACGCTAATATTGGTTCCGAATCAGATGAGACGCGTTTATTGATAGTCAATTCTGTATGCGGGTGTGCGGCCGGTGGTGCGCGACCCGGCGTTAATTTAGCTTTGCAGCATAACATTATTCCTGATAAATGTTATACAGCTTTTGCAGGTCAAGAAAAGATGGCTGTTGAGCATATCCGACAAAATTATTTGAGCGATTTTCCTCCATCCTCTCCGGCGATTACTTTATTCCAAGGATCAAAAGCAGTATTTATGATGGAAAGACAAGATATTGTTGGAAAATCACCTGAAGAAATTGCAGATATTATTAAGAATGTTTTTGATAAATATTGCTCAAAAGAAGGCCCTTCTATAAATCCGGAAGATTTTGCGAAGGTCGCTCATGCAGTTGCATGTGGATCTAAGATCCCGTTATATGATCAATCATAA
- a CDS encoding superoxide dismutase translates to MSYEWTAKPRPYSDDEAKELLKDVVSPETTDWHYNKHHKGYVAALNTIEKGLETADRAAANGNYSTVGELKRRFTWNHSGALLHGVYWEVLGGNGDANDGPDIKAAIESEFGSVDNWKTDFKATSFSAKLSGWGLLVYDALYSKRLLNVLVDEHQYGAIWGGVPLISCDVFEHAYYHKDGPGRAVYIDHFLENLHWGRINDRYKKYGR, encoded by the coding sequence ATGTCATATGAATGGACAGCAAAACCAAGACCTTATTCAGATGATGAAGCAAAAGAGCTATTAAAGGATGTCGTATCACCAGAAACGACAGATTGGCACTACAATAAACATCATAAAGGATATGTAGCCGCTTTAAATACGATTGAAAAAGGATTAGAAACAGCTGACCGGGCAGCAGCAAACGGAAACTATAGTACTGTCGGTGAGCTGAAAAGACGGTTCACCTGGAATCATTCTGGAGCGTTATTACACGGCGTCTATTGGGAAGTACTGGGCGGTAATGGTGACGCAAATGATGGTCCGGATATAAAAGCTGCAATCGAATCCGAGTTTGGATCAGTCGATAACTGGAAAACTGATTTTAAAGCAACTTCTTTTTCAGCCAAGTTGAGTGGTTGGGGATTACTGGTCTATGATGCTTTATACTCCAAAAGACTATTGAATGTACTTGTTGATGAACACCAATACGGTGCTATTTGGGGCGGTGTACCCCTTATTTCCTGCGATGTCTTCGAGCATGCCTATTATCATAAAGATGGTCCGGGTCGGGCAGTTTATATCGATCACTTTCTTGAAAATCTACATTGGGGAAGAATTAACGATCGATACAAAAAATATGGTCGTTAG
- a CDS encoding pyridoxal phosphate-dependent aminotransferase, translating into MEQKLAETGIISNPKVHLNLNVRSLQGSSTLVINERSNELINNGKEVFKLGLGQSPFPVPNCVVEGLKANAYHKEYLPVKGLHKLREAFSNYYFRRFGVKRSADNVMIGPGSKELMFLIQLVYYGDLLIPTPSWVSYAPQAQIIGRQVRWLPTQFENNWRLVPEELDILCKDDPYRPRLLILNYPNNPCGHTYSIDELKELAEIARKYQIVLLSDEIYGEIGHYGRHTSIAQFYPEGTIIVTGLSKWCGAGGWRLGAFIFPDSLNWLLDAISVAASETFTSTCAPIQYAAIEALKESEEIETYLHHTRRLFRTLGRHCSLQMIKAGIELVEPQGAFYLFPRFTPFSPELKLRGITTSQQLCETLLEEIGVATIPGSDFGRPKENMTLRIAYVDFDGEKVLQAASGIPLESELDEKFIRTHCNKVTTAVDRICEWITAGNGKKTPKTA; encoded by the coding sequence ATGGAACAAAAACTGGCTGAAACTGGAATCATTTCAAACCCTAAAGTTCATTTAAATTTAAACGTTCGCAGTTTGCAAGGTTCGTCGACACTGGTGATTAACGAACGCAGTAATGAATTGATTAACAATGGCAAAGAAGTATTTAAGTTAGGTTTGGGGCAATCCCCTTTCCCGGTCCCAAATTGCGTTGTTGAGGGTTTAAAGGCAAATGCATATCACAAAGAGTATCTACCCGTAAAGGGGTTGCATAAACTTCGTGAAGCTTTTTCTAATTATTATTTTCGCAGGTTTGGTGTAAAAAGATCTGCGGATAATGTGATGATTGGTCCTGGCTCAAAAGAACTAATGTTCTTAATTCAATTGGTCTATTATGGCGATCTACTCATTCCAACTCCTTCCTGGGTTTCTTATGCACCCCAGGCTCAAATCATTGGCCGGCAAGTTCGCTGGTTACCTACCCAATTTGAGAATAACTGGAGGCTTGTACCAGAAGAATTAGACATTCTATGCAAGGATGATCCCTACAGACCACGCCTTTTAATTCTCAATTATCCCAACAATCCATGTGGACATACCTATAGTATTGATGAGTTAAAGGAACTGGCTGAAATTGCCCGAAAATATCAAATCGTTCTTTTGTCTGATGAAATTTATGGCGAAATTGGTCACTATGGAAGACATACTTCCATCGCACAGTTTTATCCAGAAGGCACGATCATCGTTACTGGCTTGAGTAAATGGTGTGGAGCAGGCGGTTGGCGATTAGGAGCTTTCATATTTCCTGATTCTCTAAATTGGCTTCTTGATGCAATCTCCGTAGCCGCAAGCGAGACCTTTACCTCCACTTGCGCACCGATCCAATACGCCGCTATTGAAGCTTTGAAGGAAAGTGAAGAGATCGAAACGTATTTACATCATACTCGTCGTTTGTTCCGTACATTGGGCAGGCATTGTTCTTTGCAAATGATTAAGGCAGGCATTGAACTTGTTGAGCCGCAAGGCGCTTTCTATCTTTTCCCGCGATTTACTCCATTTAGTCCGGAATTGAAGTTGCGAGGGATAACTACAAGCCAACAACTTTGTGAAACACTTCTTGAAGAAATCGGAGTTGCAACCATACCTGGTTCGGACTTTGGCAGGCCAAAAGAAAATATGACTTTGCGAATAGCTTATGTCGATTTTGATGGTGAAAAAGTCTTACAAGCTGCTAGCGGTATACCTTTGGAATCTGAATTGGATGAAAAATTTATTCGCACTCATTGCAACAAAGTGACTACCGCGGTCGATCGAATTTGCGAATGGATTACTGCCGGAAATGGAAAAAAAACACCTAAGACAGCTTAA
- a CDS encoding carboxypeptidase-like regulatory domain-containing protein yields the protein MLSVPLIVLGQNGTIKGKVRSTLGEALPGANVQVQGLTQGDATDSNGEFTISSVPAGTYTVEVKFIGYKTATREVTVSAGQTVTVNFRLQADVLFMDAIVVTGTRQSGRTKIQSPVPIDSFEGREI from the coding sequence ATGCTCAGTGTGCCACTAATCGTACTTGGCCAGAATGGCACTATCAAAGGAAAAGTAAGGTCTACCCTCGGCGAGGCGCTTCCGGGTGCCAACGTTCAGGTTCAGGGCCTTACACAAGGGGATGCAACGGATAGTAATGGCGAGTTTACTATTAGTTCTGTTCCGGCAGGGACTTACACGGTTGAAGTAAAGTTTATTGGCTACAAAACCGCAACCCGCGAAGTAACGGTATCTGCAGGACAGACAGTGACAGTTAACTTCCGGCTACAAGCAGATGTATTGTTTATGGACGCAATTGTCGTCACGGGTACGCGCCAATCGGGCCGAACGAAAATTCAGTCTCCCGTTCCAATCGATTCGTTTGAAGGCAGAGAAATTTAA